In a genomic window of Saccharothrix sp. HUAS TT1:
- a CDS encoding LamG-like jellyroll fold domain-containing protein translates to MTSFFGMRGNRSRGSGLVAALAASLVAFAVVQPVARAAPAPAPAPVVDEAVDEVSAQALAKRLGRPVRITGKTTEVDEFWATPDGAFTWRQHERPVRVRRDGGWTAADTTLERRPDGTVAPRAAVVELTLSGGGKGSKDRGPLVKMAHQGAEVGLGWHADLPEPVLDGPTATYPEVLPGVDLKVTADVIGFSEVLVVKTPQAAKNPDLRKITFGSHTKNSRVRAVERKAKATDPGLEVVDAGGEVVFTGDATRMWDSSGDERREPRRAEMGAEVADGSVSIIPDQEFLAHPDTRYPVYLDPDYSCTSCGKAHHVVVQSGYRTAKNFDATTGSLSDLKAGYQTSDSSGISRTYLQMNTSAIIGKTVDWATLNTTLLYSWWGSAQAKPTELHLAGWVDANTTWDNQPGGGPVPGTSSSHLSSVNTVNQSQAANVPMQFGATAAARAAAAGGWGLTTFLLKGEQENTTYSWRRFGLNPYLEVHYNSTPNDPTNHAMQNGTVPCVKGANRPYVFTRTPQLQAWVSDPDGGSLNVLVATSGGPYGADVPNTYHDNNGSQPWVGTAGPGQGALAQVQVPQGWITTDGIYKWAMRVSDGALSSPRWDWDCEFYVNTAVPLAPTVQAQSIPANQGGTATFDISVPMATAGLFDIDRFVYTTDGSEPSTQGSLSVPATSDTGTGQLLAKASLSTTALNPQQNLLKVRAVNKAGTPGPDGSCAAPLTTVGTAPNTACAYTVLPLTSANALKGAWALDDAAGPTAADNVAVLNEGQTPHPATLTEAGWAVGYSRGSAWTQADAFGAKDGVKGGINIRPGGYLSTSGPVVDTDKSFSVAAWAYLQQTTGYHTVLSQDGGSVSGFYLQYSADVGKWTFSATPSDAVTTNPVRVTSADGTAVPKVNRWVHLIGTYDENSDQLSLYVDGKPAGSQALGSPLWDADGPFVIGAAKWDGVRADHFPGQVDDVQAWQRVLSPKDAHDLATASAPRANLGLAEGATELLATGASGDEYAGTYVPAPVKSLQGYWKFDENSGSTAADSSNNGAGYENNLITTGASWVPGKTGSALRYSGAADSYSHSTGPAVNTSQSFSVSAWVKLDDLNGYYAVVGQSGQNVPGFAIRYSQDVQAWIFGVAPADQVGAHPQWTYRSNSVTAAGVWTLVTGVYNNESKRMQLYVDGELMGSRLYTGTPWNAPGPVTVGAYDFGGMVHQFKGSIDSVQVWQQALTASQVAALAGRSYVDSVWSVTGPVTGAATGAVSLVAQDGAANAALTGQPGAAITLPRPRDFRPDRSYTVEAWVRHDTTDTSTRTAVSMDDTTNSPFMLGFRPATTGSGGQWAFAVSCNRTVANCLRAARSDAPAVIGEWTHLAATFDTVTGRACLFVNGVKQDDQTGCADITGFHDSTGSLVLGRGFWNGGNADLWHGGIAGVRVHSGVRTVDQIKDDRTADDPGTLFGTVH, encoded by the coding sequence ATGACGTCGTTCTTCGGCATGCGCGGGAACAGATCGCGCGGCAGCGGACTCGTGGCCGCGCTGGCCGCCTCGCTCGTCGCGTTCGCCGTCGTGCAGCCGGTCGCGCGGGCCGCTCCCGCGCCCGCCCCGGCGCCGGTGGTGGACGAGGCGGTGGACGAGGTCTCGGCCCAGGCGCTGGCCAAGCGGCTCGGCCGGCCGGTGCGGATCACCGGGAAGACCACCGAGGTCGACGAGTTCTGGGCGACCCCGGACGGCGCGTTCACCTGGCGCCAGCACGAGCGCCCGGTGCGCGTGCGCCGCGACGGCGGGTGGACCGCCGCCGACACCACGCTGGAGCGGCGGCCGGACGGGACCGTGGCGCCGAGGGCCGCGGTGGTCGAGCTGACCCTGTCGGGCGGCGGCAAGGGCTCCAAGGACCGCGGACCGCTGGTCAAGATGGCGCACCAGGGCGCCGAGGTCGGCCTGGGCTGGCACGCCGACCTGCCCGAGCCGGTCCTGGACGGCCCGACCGCGACCTACCCAGAGGTGCTGCCCGGCGTCGACCTCAAGGTCACCGCGGACGTGATCGGGTTCTCCGAGGTGCTGGTGGTCAAGACGCCACAGGCGGCGAAGAACCCCGACCTGCGCAAGATCACGTTCGGCTCGCACACCAAGAATTCCCGGGTCCGCGCGGTCGAGCGCAAGGCCAAGGCCACCGACCCCGGGCTGGAGGTCGTCGACGCCGGGGGCGAGGTGGTGTTCACCGGCGACGCGACCCGGATGTGGGACTCCAGCGGCGACGAGCGGCGTGAGCCGCGACGCGCGGAGATGGGCGCCGAGGTGGCCGACGGCAGCGTCAGCATCATCCCCGACCAGGAGTTCCTGGCCCACCCGGACACCCGCTACCCGGTCTACCTCGACCCCGACTACTCGTGCACCTCGTGCGGCAAGGCCCACCACGTCGTGGTGCAGTCCGGCTACCGCACGGCCAAGAACTTCGACGCGACCACCGGCTCGCTCAGCGACCTCAAGGCGGGCTACCAGACTTCGGACTCCTCCGGGATCTCCCGCACCTACCTGCAGATGAACACCAGCGCCATCATCGGCAAGACGGTCGACTGGGCGACGCTGAACACCACGCTGCTGTACTCGTGGTGGGGCAGCGCGCAGGCCAAGCCGACCGAGCTGCACCTCGCGGGCTGGGTCGACGCCAACACCACCTGGGACAACCAGCCCGGCGGCGGACCGGTGCCCGGCACGTCGTCGTCGCACCTGTCGTCGGTCAACACGGTCAACCAGTCCCAGGCGGCCAACGTGCCGATGCAGTTCGGCGCGACCGCGGCGGCGCGGGCGGCGGCGGCCGGCGGCTGGGGCCTCACCACGTTCCTGCTCAAGGGCGAGCAGGAGAACACCACCTACTCGTGGCGGCGGTTCGGGCTCAACCCGTACCTCGAAGTGCACTACAACTCCACTCCCAACGACCCGACCAACCACGCCATGCAGAACGGCACGGTGCCGTGCGTGAAGGGCGCGAACCGGCCGTACGTGTTCACCCGCACGCCGCAGCTCCAGGCGTGGGTGTCCGACCCGGACGGCGGCAGCCTCAACGTGCTGGTCGCCACCAGCGGCGGCCCGTACGGCGCGGACGTGCCGAACACCTACCACGACAACAACGGCTCGCAGCCCTGGGTCGGCACGGCCGGGCCGGGTCAGGGCGCGCTCGCCCAGGTGCAGGTGCCCCAGGGGTGGATCACCACCGACGGCATCTACAAGTGGGCGATGCGGGTGTCGGACGGCGCGCTGTCCTCGCCCCGGTGGGACTGGGACTGCGAGTTCTACGTCAACACCGCGGTGCCGCTCGCGCCGACCGTGCAAGCCCAGAGCATCCCGGCGAACCAGGGCGGCACGGCGACGTTCGACATCAGCGTCCCCATGGCCACCGCCGGCCTGTTCGACATCGACCGGTTCGTCTACACCACCGACGGCAGCGAGCCGTCGACCCAGGGCTCGCTGAGCGTGCCCGCGACCAGCGACACCGGCACCGGCCAGCTCCTGGCCAAGGCGAGCCTGTCGACCACCGCGCTCAACCCGCAGCAGAACCTGCTCAAGGTCCGCGCGGTGAACAAGGCGGGCACGCCGGGGCCGGACGGCTCCTGCGCGGCGCCGCTGACCACCGTCGGCACCGCGCCCAACACCGCGTGCGCCTACACCGTGCTGCCGCTGACCTCCGCGAACGCGCTCAAGGGCGCCTGGGCGCTGGACGACGCGGCGGGCCCCACGGCCGCGGACAACGTCGCCGTGCTCAACGAGGGCCAGACCCCGCACCCGGCGACGCTCACCGAAGCGGGCTGGGCGGTCGGGTACAGCCGGGGCAGCGCCTGGACCCAGGCCGACGCCTTCGGCGCCAAGGACGGCGTCAAGGGCGGGATCAACATCCGGCCGGGCGGCTACCTGTCCACCTCCGGTCCGGTGGTCGACACCGACAAGTCGTTCAGCGTCGCCGCCTGGGCCTACCTCCAGCAGACCACCGGCTACCACACCGTCCTGTCCCAGGACGGCGGCAGCGTCAGCGGCTTCTACCTGCAGTACTCGGCCGACGTGGGCAAGTGGACGTTCAGCGCGACGCCCTCCGACGCCGTCACCACCAACCCGGTCCGGGTGACCTCGGCCGACGGCACCGCCGTGCCCAAGGTCAACCGGTGGGTCCACCTGATCGGCACCTACGACGAGAACAGCGACCAGCTGTCGCTGTACGTGGACGGCAAGCCCGCCGGGTCGCAGGCCCTGGGAAGCCCGCTGTGGGACGCCGACGGGCCGTTCGTCATCGGCGCGGCCAAGTGGGACGGCGTGCGGGCCGACCACTTCCCGGGCCAGGTCGACGACGTGCAGGCGTGGCAGCGGGTGCTGTCGCCGAAGGACGCGCACGACCTCGCCACCGCCTCCGCGCCGCGCGCCAACCTCGGCCTGGCCGAGGGCGCGACCGAGCTGCTGGCCACCGGCGCGTCCGGTGACGAGTACGCCGGAACCTACGTGCCCGCGCCGGTGAAGTCGCTCCAGGGCTACTGGAAGTTCGACGAGAACTCCGGCAGCACCGCGGCGGACTCCAGCAACAACGGCGCCGGGTACGAGAACAACCTCATCACCACCGGCGCGTCCTGGGTGCCCGGCAAGACGGGCAGCGCCCTGCGCTACAGCGGCGCGGCGGACAGCTACAGCCACTCGACCGGGCCCGCGGTGAACACCTCGCAGTCGTTCTCGGTGTCCGCGTGGGTCAAGCTGGACGACCTCAACGGCTACTACGCCGTGGTGGGCCAGTCGGGCCAGAACGTGCCCGGCTTCGCCATCCGCTACTCCCAGGACGTGCAAGCCTGGATCTTCGGCGTCGCCCCCGCCGACCAGGTGGGCGCGCACCCGCAGTGGACGTACCGGAGCAACTCGGTGACCGCGGCCGGGGTCTGGACCCTGGTGACGGGCGTCTACAACAACGAGTCCAAGCGCATGCAGCTCTACGTGGACGGCGAGCTGATGGGGTCGCGGCTGTACACCGGCACGCCGTGGAACGCGCCCGGACCGGTCACCGTCGGCGCCTACGACTTCGGCGGGATGGTCCACCAGTTCAAGGGCTCGATCGACTCGGTGCAGGTGTGGCAGCAGGCGCTGACCGCCAGCCAGGTCGCCGCGCTCGCCGGTCGGTCCTACGTGGACAGCGTGTGGAGCGTGACCGGCCCGGTCACCGGCGCCGCCACCGGCGCGGTGTCGCTGGTCGCGCAGGACGGCGCGGCGAACGCGGCGCTGACGGGCCAGCCGGGCGCGGCGATCACCCTGCCCCGGCCGCGCGACTTCCGCCCCGACCGCTCCTACACCGTCGAGGCGTGGGTCAGGCACGACACGACCGACACCAGCACCCGGACCGCGGTGAGCATGGACGACACCACGAACAGCCCGTTCATGCTCGGCTTCCGCCCGGCCACGACCGGCTCCGGGGGCCAGTGGGCCTTCGCCGTGTCCTGCAACCGGACCGTCGCCAACTGCCTGCGCGCGGCGCGCAGCGACGCGCCGGCCGTGATCGGCGAGTGGACGCACCTGGCGGCGACGTTCGACACCGTGACCGGCCGGGCGTGCCTGTTCGTCAACGGCGTCAAGCAGGACGACCAGACCGGCTGCGCGGACATCACCGGCTTCCACGACTCCACCGGGTCGCTGGTCCTCGGCCGCGGCTTCTGGAACGGCGGCAACGCCGACCTGTGGCACGGCGGCATCGCGGGCGTGCGCGTGCACTCCGGCGTGCGCACGGTCGACCAGATCAAGGACGACCGCACCGCCGACGACCCCGGCACGCTGTTCGGCACCGTCCACTGA
- a CDS encoding RHS repeat domain-containing protein — translation MTRRRASALTKSVVLAVVVLMGTATATPAVAAPDEGWHGLGWDLPGLQRTESVPGVEDRHRPAPRAESADRALTAPPEVRLPQPGRAAVDLPASAATARTAAVGAGATGLEIGRGRGKAGRGPDGAPTARRSSGRVEVELVDTARADRAGVTGPLYRISPVSGDVSGPLSVRLDYSAFTAAYGGDYGRRLRLVSYPDCVLSTPDEPRCREATPVEHVNSEGKHLVGEVALASPTSATVLAATADADSGEGDYTATPLSPTGTWTAGGSGGDFTYSYPFKLPAALGGATPGLKLAYSSGAVDGATSATNNQASWIGDGWSLAAGGFIERQYKSCAKDLGGNNGQTKTGDQCWATDNAVMSLGGSSNTLVKDTSNPNVETWRPRQDDGSRVERLHGATNGARDGEHWKVTAVDGTQYFFGLNRMPGWTEGKPETQSTFTAPVFGNHGGEPCNATTFAASWCTQAWRWNLDYVVDPHGNIASYYYQPETNAYGRNLNVTTAGTSYVRGGYLLRMEYGLNTNAGGAYAQAPARVLFDTAERCVPGNGVTCDPAQLNDTTAKSWPDVPADLICAPGAVCKSVSPSFFTRKKLTTVTTQVANGAGGWLDADRWNLDHAFPVTGDGGNPALWLESITRTGLAGGSAAMPATTFGGTAKTNRTRAHQDYTSLSRYRITSITGELGGVTTIDYTGPDCQSGTPDPGTNTTRCYPVHWTPNGATDPVLDWFNKYVVTDVHADGRTTLGKQTRTHYDYLDGGAWHYDEKFFSEPAHRTWSQWRGYGRVKTTVGNPDDPSGPRTVTEKLYLRGMDGDVAPGGGTRSVSVGNSLGESVVDGKQFAGVTRETLTHLGNQVIKSVVDDPWSSAATATDLHGVQSFHTATGATRTRVRLAASNEWRTSRTTTSYDGHGLVTSVQTEGDIDDPDQTTCVRTTYAQNTGTWLLNYPKAVQKVSGPCSETNTATSANIISDVRSLYDGQAFGAAPTRGDVTEAHTLSQWPAGGAEVFQAPTTKTTYDTVYGRVLTRTDALDRTTTTTYTPATGSPVTKVVTTTPKVNIANTPTALTSSEELDPASGLVTGKVDRSGLRTDIAHDPLGRITAVWRPGHDKAANAQPDLKFEYTVNTSSPSVTASKRLLASGQYATTYALVDGLGRTVQTQEPTSYAEGGRVVADTLHDSQGRVWKTHASYWNSAAPAPSLLVVQDNAVPNTTETRYDSAGRATDVLSLRDGAEQWRTTTAYDGDRVTTVPPLGGTASAVVTNGLGQKVLTQQFEDRAHTAPTDPAVTTTYTYHRSGLLHTVTDGTGANTWTHDYDLMGRKVAQTDPDSGASSTTYDAVGQVLTTTDARGKTLAYSYDALGRRTGMFNTTTTGARLASWVYDTLLKGRQTSSVRFSGGKAYVRAVSGYDAAGRSTGTTLVIPTSETGIGGSHSFPITYDPNTGAVATVSSPGVGGLPAETIYHSYDALGKPTESFAADGNGGTKLVSLTTYNAFGQVLRTNYADANDPKQVSTTHTYDDFTSRLTSTLAVRATTTDQFLVNRSYTYNQVGDITEVDDTAPAIPDNQCFEHDHLRRLTAAWTPTSGDCAVAPSVAGLGGPAPYWTDWEYDQAGNRKKQVRHAAAGDTVTELAYPDPGQPRPHAVTSTTTTNPGGGQTSASYDYNQAGSTVVRPGRELDHDLEGRVAVDEDTATGKETTHLYDADGERLISKEPAGTTLYAVDLELFVPTGSTTATGTRFYDHGGKNVARRTAGVLTWTVEDHQGTAMCSVDASTLAVTKRYQDPFGVVRGAPPGWWPDRHGFVDGVRDPGGTVHLGAREYDPALGRFTAVDPVFDLDDPQQWNGYAYADNNPVTLSDPTGLATWMCPDGECGRHGKNGLGYDRSGPNPSTPAAPAYPEEIPEEYQTAAPQYKQPYLLNRLRTLQQTPYKAQAAEQFKQAYCHEFAADSMCRKSKSMSIGQQVSMVLTLAKASQEATSTAMTPSLDDLADLARRGFHVGRFATNAPFTGGAVLWGEFNGGSCGMEQGMMVHCTGMESGYGVLAGMTIGNTFLTGETEVGPPLAEHEANHATQWALIPGFPVLYAAAAIPAAITGDCNVFEVMADAEKGGYEC, via the coding sequence ATGACCAGACGCAGAGCCAGCGCCCTCACCAAGTCCGTCGTGCTCGCGGTCGTCGTCCTGATGGGCACGGCCACCGCCACCCCCGCCGTCGCCGCGCCCGACGAGGGCTGGCACGGCCTCGGCTGGGACCTGCCCGGGCTCCAGCGGACCGAGTCGGTCCCCGGCGTCGAGGACCGGCACCGGCCCGCGCCGCGCGCCGAGTCCGCCGACCGGGCCCTGACCGCGCCGCCCGAGGTCCGGCTGCCGCAGCCGGGCCGGGCCGCGGTCGACCTCCCCGCCTCCGCCGCCACGGCGCGCACGGCCGCCGTCGGCGCCGGGGCCACCGGCCTGGAGATCGGCCGCGGTCGCGGCAAGGCGGGCCGCGGTCCTGACGGCGCGCCCACCGCCCGCCGGTCGTCCGGCCGGGTCGAGGTGGAGCTGGTCGACACCGCGCGGGCCGACCGGGCGGGCGTCACCGGGCCGCTGTACCGGATCAGCCCGGTGTCGGGCGACGTGTCCGGACCGCTGTCGGTCCGGCTGGACTACTCCGCGTTCACGGCGGCCTACGGCGGCGACTACGGGCGGCGGTTGCGCCTGGTCTCCTACCCGGACTGCGTGCTGTCCACACCGGACGAACCGCGGTGCCGCGAGGCCACCCCGGTCGAGCACGTGAACTCGGAGGGCAAGCACCTGGTCGGCGAGGTCGCGTTGGCCTCACCGACGAGCGCGACCGTGCTGGCCGCGACCGCCGACGCCGACAGCGGCGAGGGCGACTACACCGCCACGCCGCTGTCGCCGACCGGCACCTGGACGGCGGGTGGCTCGGGTGGCGACTTCACCTACAGCTACCCGTTCAAGCTGCCCGCCGCCCTCGGCGGGGCCACGCCCGGCCTGAAGCTCGCGTACTCGTCGGGCGCCGTGGACGGCGCCACGTCGGCGACGAACAACCAGGCGTCCTGGATCGGCGACGGCTGGTCCCTCGCTGCCGGCGGGTTCATCGAGCGGCAGTACAAGTCGTGCGCCAAGGACCTCGGCGGCAACAACGGCCAGACCAAGACCGGCGACCAGTGCTGGGCCACCGACAACGCGGTCATGTCGTTGGGCGGCAGCAGCAACACGCTGGTGAAGGACACCTCGAACCCGAACGTCGAGACCTGGCGGCCCCGCCAGGACGACGGTTCCCGGGTCGAGCGGCTGCACGGCGCGACCAACGGCGCGCGCGACGGCGAGCACTGGAAGGTCACGGCGGTCGACGGCACGCAGTACTTCTTCGGCCTCAACCGGATGCCCGGCTGGACCGAGGGCAAGCCGGAGACCCAGTCGACGTTCACCGCGCCGGTGTTCGGCAACCACGGCGGGGAACCGTGCAACGCGACCACGTTCGCCGCCTCGTGGTGCACGCAGGCGTGGCGGTGGAACCTGGACTACGTGGTGGATCCGCACGGCAACATCGCGTCCTACTACTACCAGCCCGAGACCAACGCCTACGGCCGCAACCTCAACGTCACCACGGCGGGCACGTCGTACGTGCGTGGCGGCTATCTGCTGCGCATGGAGTACGGCCTGAACACCAACGCGGGCGGCGCGTACGCCCAGGCCCCCGCGCGGGTGCTGTTCGACACCGCCGAGCGGTGCGTGCCCGGCAACGGCGTCACGTGCGACCCGGCGCAGTTGAACGACACCACCGCGAAGTCCTGGCCCGACGTGCCCGCCGACCTGATCTGCGCGCCCGGCGCGGTGTGCAAGAGCGTGTCGCCGTCCTTCTTCACCCGCAAGAAGCTCACGACCGTCACCACGCAGGTCGCCAACGGCGCCGGCGGCTGGCTCGACGCCGACCGCTGGAACCTCGACCACGCGTTCCCCGTCACCGGTGACGGCGGCAACCCCGCGCTGTGGCTGGAGAGCATCACCCGCACCGGCCTCGCCGGTGGGTCGGCCGCCATGCCGGCCACCACGTTCGGCGGCACCGCCAAGACCAACCGCACCCGCGCCCACCAGGACTACACCAGCCTGTCGCGCTACCGGATCACCTCGATCACCGGCGAGCTGGGCGGCGTCACCACGATCGACTACACCGGACCGGACTGCCAGTCGGGCACCCCGGACCCCGGCACGAACACGACCCGCTGCTACCCGGTGCACTGGACGCCCAACGGCGCGACGGACCCGGTCCTCGACTGGTTCAACAAGTACGTCGTCACCGACGTGCACGCCGACGGCCGCACGACGCTGGGCAAGCAGACCCGCACCCACTACGACTACCTCGACGGCGGCGCCTGGCACTACGACGAGAAGTTCTTCTCCGAACCGGCGCACCGGACGTGGTCGCAGTGGCGCGGCTACGGCAGGGTGAAGACCACGGTCGGCAACCCCGACGACCCGTCCGGGCCGCGCACCGTCACCGAGAAGCTGTACCTGCGCGGCATGGACGGCGACGTCGCGCCCGGCGGCGGCACCCGGTCCGTGTCGGTCGGAAACTCGCTGGGCGAGAGCGTCGTCGACGGCAAGCAGTTCGCGGGCGTCACCCGGGAGACGTTGACCCACCTGGGCAACCAGGTGATCAAGTCGGTGGTGGACGACCCGTGGTCCTCGGCCGCGACGGCCACCGACCTGCACGGCGTCCAGTCCTTCCACACCGCCACCGGGGCCACCCGGACGCGGGTGCGGCTCGCGGCGTCGAACGAGTGGCGCACCTCGCGCACGACCACCTCGTACGACGGCCACGGCCTGGTGACCTCGGTGCAGACCGAAGGCGACATCGACGACCCGGACCAGACCACGTGCGTCCGCACCACCTACGCGCAGAACACCGGCACGTGGCTGCTGAACTACCCGAAGGCCGTGCAGAAGGTCTCCGGGCCGTGCTCCGAGACCAACACCGCGACCAGCGCCAACATCATCTCCGACGTGCGGTCGCTCTACGACGGCCAGGCGTTCGGGGCGGCGCCGACCCGCGGCGACGTGACCGAGGCGCACACCCTCTCCCAGTGGCCCGCCGGCGGCGCGGAGGTCTTCCAGGCGCCGACGACCAAGACCACGTACGACACCGTCTACGGCCGGGTGCTGACCAGGACCGACGCGCTCGACCGGACCACGACCACCACCTACACCCCCGCCACGGGCAGCCCGGTCACCAAGGTCGTCACCACCACGCCCAAGGTGAACATCGCCAACACGCCCACCGCGCTGACCTCGTCCGAAGAACTCGACCCCGCCTCCGGCCTGGTCACCGGCAAGGTCGACCGGAGCGGGCTGCGGACCGACATCGCCCACGACCCGCTCGGCCGGATCACCGCGGTCTGGCGGCCCGGTCACGACAAGGCCGCGAACGCGCAACCCGACCTGAAGTTCGAGTACACCGTGAACACCTCCTCGCCGAGCGTCACGGCGTCCAAGCGGTTGCTGGCCTCCGGCCAGTACGCCACCACCTACGCGCTGGTCGACGGCCTCGGCCGGACGGTGCAGACGCAGGAGCCCACCTCGTACGCGGAGGGCGGGCGGGTCGTCGCGGACACCCTGCACGACAGCCAGGGCCGGGTCTGGAAGACCCACGCGTCCTACTGGAACAGCGCCGCGCCCGCGCCGTCGCTGCTCGTCGTGCAGGACAACGCGGTGCCCAACACCACCGAGACGCGCTACGACTCGGCCGGGCGCGCGACGGACGTGCTGTCGCTGCGCGACGGCGCCGAGCAGTGGCGGACCACCACCGCGTACGACGGCGACCGCGTCACCACGGTCCCGCCGCTGGGCGGCACCGCGTCGGCGGTCGTCACCAACGGGCTCGGCCAGAAGGTGCTGACCCAGCAGTTCGAGGACCGGGCGCACACCGCGCCGACCGACCCCGCCGTCACCACCACCTACACCTACCACCGGTCGGGCCTGCTGCACACGGTCACGGACGGCACCGGCGCCAACACCTGGACCCACGACTACGACCTCATGGGCCGCAAGGTGGCGCAGACCGACCCGGACTCGGGTGCCAGCTCGACCACCTACGACGCCGTCGGCCAGGTGCTGACCACCACGGACGCCCGCGGCAAGACCCTCGCGTACAGCTATGACGCGCTGGGTCGCCGGACCGGCATGTTCAACACCACCACGACGGGCGCCAGGCTCGCGAGCTGGGTGTACGACACCCTCCTCAAGGGCAGGCAGACGAGTTCGGTGCGCTTCTCGGGCGGCAAGGCCTACGTGCGCGCCGTCTCCGGCTACGACGCGGCGGGCCGGTCGACCGGCACCACCCTGGTGATCCCCACCAGCGAGACCGGCATCGGCGGCTCGCACTCGTTCCCCATCACCTACGACCCCAACACCGGAGCCGTCGCCACGGTCAGCTCGCCCGGCGTGGGCGGCCTGCCGGCGGAGACGATCTACCACTCCTACGACGCGCTGGGCAAGCCGACCGAGTCGTTCGCGGCCGACGGCAACGGCGGCACCAAGCTGGTCTCGCTGACCACCTACAACGCGTTCGGCCAGGTGCTGCGCACGAACTACGCCGACGCCAACGACCCCAAGCAGGTCTCCACCACCCACACCTACGACGACTTCACCTCCCGCCTCACCTCCACCCTGGCGGTGCGCGCCACCACCACCGACCAGTTCCTGGTCAACCGCTCGTACACCTACAACCAGGTCGGCGACATCACCGAGGTGGACGACACCGCGCCGGCGATCCCCGACAACCAGTGCTTCGAGCACGACCACCTGCGCCGCCTGACCGCGGCGTGGACCCCGACCTCCGGCGACTGCGCGGTCGCGCCGTCGGTGGCCGGGCTCGGCGGGCCCGCGCCGTACTGGACGGACTGGGAGTACGACCAGGCGGGCAACCGGAAGAAGCAGGTCCGGCACGCCGCGGCCGGCGACACGGTCACCGAGCTGGCCTACCCGGACCCCGGCCAGCCCCGGCCGCACGCCGTCACCTCCACGACCACCACGAACCCCGGCGGCGGACAGACCTCGGCGAGCTACGACTACAACCAGGCGGGTAGCACCGTGGTCCGGCCCGGCCGCGAGCTCGACCACGACCTGGAGGGCCGGGTCGCCGTCGACGAGGACACGGCCACCGGCAAGGAGACCACCCACCTCTACGACGCCGACGGCGAGAGGCTGATCTCGAAGGAGCCTGCGGGCACCACCCTGTACGCCGTCGACCTGGAGCTGTTCGTCCCGACCGGCTCCACCACGGCCACCGGCACCCGCTTCTACGACCACGGCGGCAAGAACGTCGCCCGGCGCACCGCGGGCGTCCTGACGTGGACGGTCGAGGACCACCAGGGCACCGCGATGTGCTCCGTGGACGCGAGCACCCTCGCGGTCACCAAGCGCTACCAGGACCCGTTCGGCGTGGTCCGCGGCGCGCCGCCCGGCTGGTGGCCGGACCGGCACGGGTTCGTCGACGGCGTGCGGGACCCCGGTGGCACCGTGCACCTGGGCGCGCGCGAGTACGACCCGGCGCTGGGCAGGTTCACCGCGGTCGACCCGGTGTTCGACCTGGACGACCCGCAGCAGTGGAACGGCTACGCCTACGCCGACAACAACCCGGTGACGCTGAGCGACCCGACCGGCCTGGCGACGTGGATGTGCCCCGACGGCGAGTGCGGCCGGCACGGCAAGAACGGGCTGGGCTACGACCGGAGCGGCCCGAACCCGTCGACCCCGGCGGCGCCTGCGTACCCCGAGGAGATCCCGGAGGAGTACCAGACCGCCGCGCCGCAGTACAAGCAGCCCTACCTGCTGAACCGCCTGCGGACGCTGCAGCAGACGCCGTACAAGGCCCAGGCGGCCGAGCAGTTCAAGCAGGCGTACTGCCACGAGTTCGCGGCGGACTCGATGTGCCGCAAGTCGAAGTCGATGAGCATCGGCCAGCAGGTGAGCATGGTGCTCACCCTGGCGAAGGCGTCGCAGGAGGCCACCTCGACGGCGATGACGCCCAGCCTCGACGACCTGGCCGACCTCGCCCGCCGCGGGTTCCACGTGGGCCGCTTCGCGACCAACGCGCCCTTCACCGGGGGAGCCGTGCTCTGGGGCGAGTTCAACGGTGGCTCGTGCGGCATGGAGCAGGGCATGATGGTGCACTGCACGGGCATGGAGAGCGGTTATGGCGTCCTCGCGGGGATGACGATCGGGAACACCTTCCTCACCGGCGAGACGGAGGTGGGCCCGCCACTGGCCGAGCACGAGGCGAACCACGCCACGCAGTGGGCGCTGATCCCAGGGTTCCCGGTGCTCTACGCCGCGGCCGCGATCCCGGCGGCGATCACGGGCGACTGCAACGTGTTCGAGGTCATGGCGGATGCGGAGAAGGGCGGTTACGAGTGCTGA